From the genome of Bacillus mesophilus:
TGCGGCAGAAGCTGGTGCGGAGGTTATTAAGTTTGTAGCTTCACATTAAGCTAGTCAAACTGGGACAATGTACCTGTCCCTATGTCCCAGATAAAAGATACCAAAGTACGATTTAATAGATTTTTTTGAGCATAATAATACAAAATGATTTAGTTAGTTAATATTAAAAAGGAGTTTATTCATGGATCTTATTGAACACGTCATACATTTACAATTATTAAATCAGTTTTGGCTAGTTTTTTTATTCTTAATTCCAGTGGTATTGTTATCTCGGACCTTAGTGGCGGGAACAAGATATTCTCCTATTTTAATCATCGTTATTTTAGGTTTAGCAATGGGTTACCTTCTTGTCTTAAGTGGAGTTGCGACTCCTGGTCTTCCCGAATTTCCATTTGTTAATTTGATGGCCAATACGACGATTATTGCCCTTACAGCAACTTTCTTTGTTGGAGGACAGGAATTAAGGAAAATACTAGGAGATAAGGAATTAGATGAGGATGATTTCGTTGTACCTTCTACTGAAGAAACAGTACATGGTACTTCAAGATTGCAATTTTTCTTTATCATCCGTTCATTCTTTCTCTTACTAGGAATTGAAGGAGTTATTCGAATTATTCTAAATACTGGACCTTCAAATATACCCTTCACTTATTATCCACTAATAGCCTATATAGGGATCATCGGTTCCATATTGATTATTGACAACAAATCAACCATTAAAAATAAACGCATTTATTTACAAAAAGGTTTCATCGAAATTCTTACACTAGTTGCTATATTATTGATTTCTTATCATATTTCAGTATGGATTCGTCCAATAATTTCACTTCCACAAATCTTCTTTGCAATGATGATTGCAGCTGGACTTGGAGCTATTTTCTATACTTGGAGTTTTGGTTCAACGGTACGTGCCTTATTATTTGCAGGAATACCCATTGTGTTAGCTGGAAATTTTATGGTCGGAGGATCGCGTATTGGAGAAGCATTCTCCATTGAAGGAATGGATTCTGTTATTTTCTACGGCTTTTTTGGCCAACTGTTTTGGATGTTTGGTGGAATCGCTCTACTTATGTTTTTTGCAAGAACTGCACATACAAGAAACCTAGCACCAGGAATGGCAGGTTCACTCTCCCACTCCGGTTTAACAGGAGCTTGTACAGCTGGAGACTTTGGAAAAATAGCCGCTAATCGTGCACCTATTATGATCAACATTCCTTTCTTTGGTCATATATTTGTATTTTCAATTTTAGCAATCAGTGCTGACCGAGGAAGTTTATGGATTGTCCCCTCCTTACTTATAGGTGCTGTAGGTCTTGGATTAACAATTTGGGCACTTAATAACATGAGAAAAGCAAATGGAAATGATAAAAAGGAAGTAAATGCTTTAATACAATTTTCTTTTGGCTGGCAAATCTGTGCTGTTTTTGGGGGCTTACTGCTACTCAGCTTAAGTGATATGCCTTTTGATTACACGGCAATGGCTCAATCAAGTGCCATTTCTCACTTTGGATTGTTTGCAGCCATACAAGGCGGAATGTTTGGTTCAGATGCAACACTATTAATTCCATTTATTTTCTCTATGCCATTTTTAGTACATCCAATCGTGTTCTTTATGTTTGGTAAAGCGATGGAGAATCGTGGTGAGATGCCAGTGAAACCAGTATATACACTTGCCCTCATTGGAGTTATTGGGGTCGCTGTTTCTTTATTTATAGTGTAAATAGATAAAAACGTGTAGTGAAGACTACACGTTTTTCAATGATCAAGCTACTTTAACAGGAATATGTATTTCTATCACTGTCCCTTTATTCTCTTCACTAGAAATAGTAACAGTACCATTATGGTCATTAATTATTCGTTTACTAATCATAAACCCTAAACCTGTTCCCTTTTCTTTTGTGGTATAAAAAGGTTGACCTATTTTCGCTAAAATTTCTTTTGGAATGCCACAGCCTGTATCCGAAAAACGGACTAACACGCTTGTATTTTCAGTATGTATATCAATTTTCAGCTTGCCGCCTTCAGGCATTGCTTCCATTGCATTCTTGATAAAATTAATAATCACTTGTTTAATTTGATTTTCGTCACAAACTATTTCCGGTAAAACTGCATCAAATCCCTTGATAATTTCAATATTATTCATGTTTGCTTCTGCTTCTAACAGAGTTATGACTTGACCTACAATCACACTAATATCAGCTTCCGTAAACACTGCTTTTTGTGGTTTTGCCAAATTTAAGAGTTCACTCAAAATCGTTTCAATTCTACCTATTTCTGAATTTACAACCTCATAGTATAGTGTCTTCTCTTGTGAGTTTTGAAGTAGATTCATAAAACCTTTTATTGCCGTGATGGGATTCCGAATCTCATGGGCGATTGCTGCTGATAGCTGGCCAGCTATTGATAGTTTTTCAGATTGAACCATGAGTTCTTCTGATTTTTTCCGCTCCGTAATATCTCTATAGATGATTGCAAATCCATTTATTAAATCTTGATGATCTTTAATTGGAAAACTAGTCATTAATACATCTAATAACGTTCCATCTTTTTTGAGTCGAATCGTTTCCAACTCACGGATCCCGCCCCCGTCTTTCACTATTTTCTTAATCTCATCTACTTCATGTGTGTACTTGGCTGGAATTAAAGGTAATTCTCCCATATAGAGTCCAATTAACTCTCTAGTGCTCCAACCAAAGGTTTGCACCATTGCATTATTGGTTTGGACTAGTTTCCCCTCTGCATCAAAAATAAGAATAGGATCAAGGTTGTTAGTTAAGAAGGATTGTAAAAGGGTGAATACCTCTTTTTGATCGGTGATATCTCTAACCATTCCAGCAAGTGCGGCTACATTTCCAAGATCATCACATATAGGTGACATGTTAATACTTGTTGTAATTAACCGTCCATCCTTCCTTTGCTTGATCGTTTCAAAGTCATTTACCATTCTACCTTCAACTGTTTCTTTAATTAAGTATATTGCATCACTTTTCGAAAGTTCCGGTGTAACGGGTAATTTACGTCCTTTGATTTCGAATTCTTCATATCCAAATATTTTTTCAAAAGCTTTATTAACCTGAATGATATTACCCTCTAAGTCAAATATTCCAATCCCTTCAGAAGATAAATCATAGAATGATTTTAATCGTTTCTTTTCAATTTCAGCTTGTTTGCTTGCTGTTATATCTACGACTTGTCCAATGGTGAATACTTCCCCTGAAACTTCTACCTTAGAGACCTTAAGTAATCCCCAAATGATTTCCCCACTCTTATGTATATAACGTTTTTCCATTTCATAGGAACTGAATTCACCGTCTTCGAGTCTACTATCTAAAGCTAAATCAACTTGTAAATCCTCAGAATGGCTCACTTCTACCACGTTCTTATTCAACAGTTCATCTTCTTTGTAACCAAGAAAATCACATAGTGAAGAATTCACCTTCAAAATATTACCTGACTGATTTAACAATGCCATCCCAATTGGTGCATAAGAAAAAGCCCTGTAATACAATTCCTGATTTATTAAATCTAATTCTTTATAGCTTTTGGTCATAATCGTCCCCTAGTTTATCTATCTATATAATTTCAGAATAATCTTTTTTAATAAAGTCTTAGAATTTAAATATATCAGATTATAATTATAATTACTTTAGAAAATAGCATAGACTACTCAAAATTCTGCTATGTATGTATGAAAGTCTTTTCATCTCTATGTCAGGTCAAGCTAAAAATACTTCTTTATGACTATGACTCTCACATTTCTCCCCTATTAATGTTACAAAGGCTCTGGAAAACAATAAACATTTCTTGAAACATTCGTCCGTTTCCGGAGCTAAATGTATCTTCAATCCTTCTAATACAACGATTCCTCCTCTTTCACGTACCTTCTCTTGGAATATGTCAACTGCTGCACAAAAATTAGTAAAGGTATAATCTCCCGAGCCAAAGCAACCAACTACCTTATTACGCAAATCAATACGATTTAACTTCTTATAGAACACATGGCAATCATAGTGTAGCGTTCCGTTTCCCCAAGTAAATGCTCCTATTAAGATTCCGTCATACTGAAGTAAGGTTGAGGGATCTAATCCATCCATATTAAACATATCTACTTCACAGTATTTCGATAAATGATTTGATAGTAACCTTGCTATTTCTTCTGTGTTGTTAGTTAAACTTCGGAATACGATACAGACTTTTTTCATTAACATTCCCTCCTATATAAAAAATCCCTCAACTCATTCATGAGCTGAGAGATGACTATTACTATTCCCCCTAATTTACTTCTAGTGGAGAAGAAACTGGATTTCGTTGACCGACTACATCATAATAAGTAATTTTTGAGCTCAATATAAAATCTGGTCTTGGTCCACTATGAGATTTACGGAAAGTTTCTCCTCTTGTCCATTCATCATGTGCTTCTTTTGATGTCCACATGGTCCAGACTACAAATTCATCGTATTCTTCTGTATCTCTCGTTTGCAGTAGATTTAAAGCAAGAAATCCTTGACTTTTTTCCACCTCTCCCGGGCGGTTAAAGCGCTCTGCTAGGCTTTCTCCAGCACCTTTTTTTACTCTAATTGTGTTTGTAATAACAATCATTTCACTACACTCCAATCTATTGTTTTTTGTTGATAAGAGACTAATCCATAAGGATCACATATCGGATGGCTCCCCTCCATATGCACCTTGGCTTCAATGGAGAAAACATCTCTGAAAAACTCACAATTATATACTTCCCTTGGCTCACCTTGTCTGACTACGTTTCCATCTTTCATGGCTATTATTCTATGACTATATTTGGCAGCCTGATTGACATCATGTAATACCATGATGATCGTTATGCCAAGTGAACGATTCAATTCCTTTAGCAGCTCCATGACTTCAAGCTGATGTGCAATATCCAAATAACTAGTAGGTTCATCTAATAAGAGTATGTTAGGTGTTTGCGCTATTGACATTGCAATCCACGCTCGTTGTCTTTCTCCACCTGATAGTGTTTGTAATGAACGATGCTGTAAGGCCGTTAAGTTAGTGGCAGCTATCGCCCAATCAATATATTGATTGTGGTTAGTATTGTATTCTTCATACCATTTTAAATAAGGATGACGACCATATTTTACTAAATCACGTACCGTTAAATCTAAACGATGGTCATTAATTTGTGGAAGCATCGTCATTTTTTGAGCAATATCCTTGCTAGGAAGACCATTTATCTTTTCACCTTCTAAATAAACAACCCCGTTCTTAGGTTTTAATAACCTCGTCATTAAGCGCAAGACGGTGGACTTACCTGATCCATTGGGACCGATAATACTAACCATTTCCCCCTTATGAAAGCTTATGGATAGTTCACTTATAAACTGAGTATTCACATACCCGTAAGAAAGCTGTTCGGCATTTAAGACATTTTCCATGATTTCATCCCTCCTCTTAATAGATACAAGAAGAATGGTGCTCCCAATAAAGCTAATAAAATTCCTACTGGAAGTTCAATCGGTTCAAACCAGCTCCGAGCTGCAGTGTCTGCTAATACCACGATAAATGCTCCACCTATTGCTGAGATCGGTAAAAGGAAACGGTAGTCATTTCCAACAATTAATCTAACAATATGAGGAACAACTAACCCCACAAAGCCAATCAAACCAGCAACACTTACAGCAGCGCCCGCTAAGAATGTAGCTAATAAAATAAGAAATGCTCTACTTTTTTCTACCTGATTTCCTAACAATTTAGCAACATCATCCCCAAGTAATAAGATGTTCGCATGTTTTATAGCAAAAACAGATAACACCATACCTATTAATGCATATGGCCAAATGATTGAAAAATGTGGCCAGCTTCTTCCTCCAAGACCACCTACTAACCAAGGAAGGACCGCTTGAACACGATCACTATATAAAATCATAATTGCTGACATTACCGCACCTAAAAGGGAATTAATCGCTACTCCTGCAAGAATCATTCGTAAGGGAGAAACTCCCCCCTTCCAAGCAACAAAGTAAATGACAAATGTAGTGAGTAATGCTC
Proteins encoded in this window:
- a CDS encoding PAS domain-containing protein produces the protein MTKSYKELDLINQELYYRAFSYAPIGMALLNQSGNILKVNSSLCDFLGYKEDELLNKNVVEVSHSEDLQVDLALDSRLEDGEFSSYEMEKRYIHKSGEIIWGLLKVSKVEVSGEVFTIGQVVDITASKQAEIEKKRLKSFYDLSSEGIGIFDLEGNIIQVNKAFEKIFGYEEFEIKGRKLPVTPELSKSDAIYLIKETVEGRMVNDFETIKQRKDGRLITTSINMSPICDDLGNVAALAGMVRDITDQKEVFTLLQSFLTNNLDPILIFDAEGKLVQTNNAMVQTFGWSTRELIGLYMGELPLIPAKYTHEVDEIKKIVKDGGGIRELETIRLKKDGTLLDVLMTSFPIKDHQDLINGFAIIYRDITERKKSEELMVQSEKLSIAGQLSAAIAHEIRNPITAIKGFMNLLQNSQEKTLYYEVVNSEIGRIETILSELLNLAKPQKAVFTEADISVIVGQVITLLEAEANMNNIEIIKGFDAVLPEIVCDENQIKQVIINFIKNAMEAMPEGGKLKIDIHTENTSVLVRFSDTGCGIPKEILAKIGQPFYTTKEKGTGLGFMISKRIINDHNGTVTISSEENKGTVIEIHIPVKVA
- a CDS encoding flavodoxin domain-containing protein, which gives rise to MKKVCIVFRSLTNNTEEIARLLSNHLSKYCEVDMFNMDGLDPSTLLQYDGILIGAFTWGNGTLHYDCHVFYKKLNRIDLRNKVVGCFGSGDYTFTNFCAAVDIFQEKVRERGGIVVLEGLKIHLAPETDECFKKCLLFSRAFVTLIGEKCESHSHKEVFLA
- a CDS encoding antibiotic biosynthesis monooxygenase, whose product is MIVITNTIRVKKGAGESLAERFNRPGEVEKSQGFLALNLLQTRDTEEYDEFVVWTMWTSKEAHDEWTRGETFRKSHSGPRPDFILSSKITYYDVVGQRNPVSSPLEVN
- a CDS encoding ABC transporter ATP-binding protein; the encoded protein is MENVLNAEQLSYGYVNTQFISELSISFHKGEMVSIIGPNGSGKSTVLRLMTRLLKPKNGVVYLEGEKINGLPSKDIAQKMTMLPQINDHRLDLTVRDLVKYGRHPYLKWYEEYNTNHNQYIDWAIAATNLTALQHRSLQTLSGGERQRAWIAMSIAQTPNILLLDEPTSYLDIAHQLEVMELLKELNRSLGITIIMVLHDVNQAAKYSHRIIAMKDGNVVRQGEPREVYNCEFFRDVFSIEAKVHMEGSHPICDPYGLVSYQQKTIDWSVVK
- a CDS encoding FecCD family ABC transporter permease; the protein is MLESKPKEERPPLLEEIEIQKDPRAFKRLIVITVPILFVVSMLYGLVTGSISIPLQEVWTALFYQSNTTEGQIIWDLRLPRILTGALVGACLAIAGALLQGVMRNPLADPGIIGVSAGAGLVAVVMMIVLPQYIQFLPLGAFLGALLTTFVIYFVAWKGGVSPLRMILAGVAINSLLGAVMSAIMILYSDRVQAVLPWLVGGLGGRSWPHFSIIWPYALIGMVLSVFAIKHANILLLGDDVAKLLGNQVEKSRAFLILLATFLAGAAVSVAGLIGFVGLVVPHIVRLIVGNDYRFLLPISAIGGAFIVVLADTAARSWFEPIELPVGILLALLGAPFFLYLLRGGMKSWKMS